GACGAACAGATAAAGCAGCACCACCACGAGTGTCCCCATCAATCTTGGTAAGGATGACCCCAGTCACTTCTAACTGAGCATTAAACTCACGCGCAACATTGGCCGCTTCTTGACCAATCATGGCATCAACCACGAGGAGAATTTCGTTTGGTTGAGCCAGTGCTTTCACGTCACGAAGCTCATTCATCAAAAGCTCATCAATCTGCAAACGACCTGCCGTATCAATCAAGACATAGTCATTATGATTAGCTTGGGCTTGCTCCAAACCTTGACGTACAATCTCAACAGCTGGTACTTCTGTTCCAAGTGCGAAGACAGGCACATCAATTTGTTGTCCAAGAGTTTTGAGCTGGTCAATGGCTGCTGGACGATAGATATCCGCCGCAATCATCAAAGGACGAGCATTTTCTTCCTTCTTGAGTTTGTTGGCCAATTTACCAGCAAAGGTTGTTTTACCAGCTCCTTGTAAACCAACCATCATGATGATTGTAGGAATCTTAGGTGACTTGATAATCTCAGCTGTATCAGAACCTAAAACGTCTGTCAGTTCCTCATCAACGATTTTAATAATCTGTTGCGCAGGATTAAGGGTATCAATGACCTCATGCCCGACTGCACGCTCACGAACTTTCTTGATAAAGTCCTTTACAACAGGCAAGGCAACGTCGGCCTCAAGCAAGGCCAAGCGAATTTCTTTGGTTGCCTCTTGGACATCAGATTCAGAGATTTTTCCTTTTTTACGTAGATTTTTAAAGACGTTCTGCAAACGTTCTGTTAAACTTTCAAATGCCATTTTTCTTCCTCTTATTCTCTATTATCAATACTGGTCAAAATCTCAATTTGCTCTTGCAGAAAAGCATCCTCTGGATAACGCTCTAAAATCTGGTCAAAAATTTGACTGCGAACAATGTAGTCCGAGTACATGTGCAATTTCATCTCATAATCTTCCAGAATCTTTTCTGTCCGCTTGATATTATCATAGACAGCCTGACGACTGACACCAAACTCCTCGGCAATCTCAGCAAGGCTGTAATCATCAGCGTAGTATAGCTCGATATAATTCATTTGCTTATCTGTCAAAAGCGCCGCATAAAATTCAAAGAGCGCATTCATACGATTGGTTTTTTCGATTTCCATAACTTTTATTATACCAAAAAATAGTCTAATCTACCACATTAGCAGGCTAATCCGAAAAGATAGCTAGCTAAATTTGAAAAAGACATGAGCCTAGCACCAAGTAATTTCCAATTGATAGCTGGCAAAGGGATGTCCCTCTTGATTTTGTAGTTGATAATCTAGTTCAATCTTTTGCCCATCAACTTGATAATGGCTCGTTTGGATGATAAACTCCTGCATGCCCATAGGTGTGGGAATATAGGCTAAACTATTGCTATCCTTTAGAAAGCGCATAATGGTCTTGGGATTGGAAAATCGGCTC
The Streptococcus toyakuensis genome window above contains:
- the ffh gene encoding signal recognition particle protein; this translates as MAFESLTERLQNVFKNLRKKGKISESDVQEATKEIRLALLEADVALPVVKDFIKKVRERAVGHEVIDTLNPAQQIIKIVDEELTDVLGSDTAEIIKSPKIPTIIMMVGLQGAGKTTFAGKLANKLKKEENARPLMIAADIYRPAAIDQLKTLGQQIDVPVFALGTEVPAVEIVRQGLEQAQANHNDYVLIDTAGRLQIDELLMNELRDVKALAQPNEILLVVDAMIGQEAANVAREFNAQLEVTGVILTKIDGDTRGGAALSVRHITGKPIKFTGTGEKITDIETFHPDRMSSRILGMGDMLTLIEKASQEYDEQKALEMAEKMRENTFDFNDFIDQLDQVQNMGPMEDLLKMIPGMANNPALQNMKVDERQIARKRAIVSSMTPEERENPDLLNPSRRRRIAAGSGNTFVEVNKFIKDFNQAKQLMQGVMSGDMNKMMKQMGINPNNLPKNMPNMGGIDMSALEGMMGQGGMPDLSALGGAGMPDMSQMFGGGLKGKIGEFAMKQSMKRMANKMKKAKKKRK
- a CDS encoding putative DNA-binding protein, which gives rise to MEIEKTNRMNALFEFYAALLTDKQMNYIELYYADDYSLAEIAEEFGVSRQAVYDNIKRTEKILEDYEMKLHMYSDYIVRSQIFDQILERYPEDAFLQEQIEILTSIDNRE
- a CDS encoding DUF1934 domain-containing protein; the protein is MKIRMRNTIQFDEQLEVIDQLYDVEVHEKGDYSYLLFYNEEKEKVVIKFHGQELVMSRFSNPKTIMRFLKDSNSLAYIPTPMGMQEFIIQTSHYQVDGQKIELDYQLQNQEGHPFASYQLEITWC